In Hyphomicrobiales bacterium, a single window of DNA contains:
- a CDS encoding sarcosine oxidase subunit beta family protein, with translation MKYSVFSLLKNTLSGHKNWQPAWREPEPKKDYDVVIVGGGGHGLATAYYLAKEHGITNVAVLEKSWLGSGNIGRNTTIVRSNYMLPGNNPFYEWSMKLWEGLEQDFNFNAMVSQRGVLNLCHTDAQRDAFARRGNGMRIDGVDAELLDAHDVKAMYPFFDFDNPRFPIKGGLLQRRGGTVRHDAVAWGYARGADSRGVDIIQNCEVTGIRIESGKVVGVDTNKGFIRCKKLGLATAGNSSETAAMAGLKLPIESHVLQAFVSEGLKPYIDGVVTFGAGHFYVSQSDKGGLVFGGDIDGYNSYARRGNLPMVEHVIEAGVAMIPSLARVRVLRSWGGIMDMSMDGSPIIDKTPIDGLYLNAGWCYGGFKATPASGWCFAHTIARNELHKLNAAYRLDRFRHGYMIDEKGQGAMPNLH, from the coding sequence ATGAAGTACTCCGTATTTTCACTTCTCAAGAATACGCTGTCGGGACACAAGAACTGGCAGCCGGCTTGGCGTGAGCCCGAGCCGAAGAAAGATTACGACGTGGTGATCGTGGGCGGCGGCGGGCATGGTCTCGCCACCGCCTATTATCTCGCCAAGGAACACGGCATCACCAATGTGGCGGTGCTGGAGAAGTCGTGGCTCGGGTCCGGCAATATTGGACGCAACACGACGATCGTGCGTTCCAACTACATGCTGCCCGGCAACAATCCCTTCTACGAATGGTCAATGAAGTTGTGGGAAGGCCTGGAGCAGGACTTCAATTTCAATGCCATGGTGTCGCAGCGTGGCGTGCTCAATCTTTGCCACACAGATGCGCAGCGCGACGCCTTCGCGCGCCGTGGCAATGGCATGCGCATTGATGGCGTCGATGCCGAGCTTCTCGACGCCCACGACGTGAAGGCGATGTACCCGTTCTTTGATTTCGACAATCCGCGCTTCCCCATCAAGGGAGGACTGCTGCAACGGCGCGGTGGCACGGTGCGTCACGACGCGGTGGCCTGGGGCTATGCGCGCGGTGCCGACTCGCGTGGTGTCGACATCATCCAGAACTGCGAAGTCACCGGCATCCGCATCGAGAGCGGCAAGGTGGTGGGCGTTGATACCAACAAAGGCTTCATCCGGTGCAAGAAGCTTGGCCTCGCCACGGCCGGCAACTCGTCGGAAACGGCTGCCATGGCGGGATTGAAGCTCCCGATCGAGAGCCACGTCCTGCAGGCCTTCGTCTCGGAGGGTCTGAAGCCCTACATCGACGGTGTCGTGACCTTCGGTGCCGGACACTTTTATGTCTCGCAATCCGACAAGGGCGGACTGGTGTTCGGCGGCGACATCGACGGCTATAATTCGTATGCGCGGCGCGGCAACCTGCCCATGGTGGAGCACGTGATCGAAGCAGGCGTTGCCATGATCCCATCGCTGGCGCGGGTCCGCGTGCTTCGTTCCTGGGGTGGCATCATGGACATGTCCATGGATGGCTCGCCCATCATCGACAAGACACCCATTGACGGTCTCTACCTCAATGCGGGTTGGTGTTATGGCGGCTTCAAGGCAACGCCGGCTTCCGGCTGGTGCTTTGCGCACACGATTGCCAGGAACGAGTTGCACAAGCTCAACGCGGCCTACCGGCTGGACCGGTTCCGCCACGGCTACATGATCGACGAAAAAGGCCAGGGCGCGA